A window from Photobacterium leiognathi encodes these proteins:
- the phnW gene encoding 2-aminoethylphosphonate--pyruvate transaminase, with protein MENSTNQYLLLTPGPLTTTRTVREAMLKDWCTWDDDYNKEIVEVIRTKLVTLATHHQGYTSVLMQGSGSASVEATIGTVMPANGKLLVINNGAYGQRIGQIAQYLKIDHHVIELSEVEQPDLEHIAALLDSDSTITHVAMVHCETTTGMLNPIEAVCKLVKSRNKIMILDAMSSFGGIPMDLGELGVDFMISSANKCIQGVPGFGFVIAKTDELLKCQGQARSLSLDLYDQWDCMEKNHGKWRFTSPTHTVRAFYQAMLELEQEGGVAARYQRYVTNQRILVEGMETLGFRCLLPQSLHSPIITSFYSPSDTDYDFKHFYSLLKAQGFVIYPGKVSNADCFRIGNIGDVHNDDIYRLIDAIRRTMFWQKAAS; from the coding sequence ATGGAAAACTCGACAAATCAATACTTGCTATTAACGCCTGGACCACTGACAACGACAAGAACTGTTCGTGAAGCGATGCTGAAAGATTGGTGTACATGGGATGATGATTACAACAAAGAAATTGTTGAAGTGATCCGTACCAAATTGGTGACTTTGGCAACGCATCATCAGGGTTACACATCAGTATTAATGCAGGGCAGTGGCAGTGCTTCAGTGGAAGCGACCATAGGCACAGTCATGCCTGCTAATGGCAAATTGTTAGTGATTAATAATGGTGCTTATGGGCAACGTATTGGTCAAATAGCGCAGTATCTCAAGATTGATCACCACGTCATTGAATTGAGTGAAGTTGAGCAGCCAGATCTTGAACATATTGCAGCTTTGCTTGATAGCGACAGTACAATTACTCATGTCGCAATGGTGCATTGTGAAACCACGACAGGGATGCTCAATCCGATTGAAGCTGTTTGTAAACTGGTAAAGTCTCGCAATAAGATCATGATCTTAGATGCTATGTCGAGTTTTGGTGGTATTCCGATGGATCTTGGTGAGTTGGGCGTTGATTTTATGATCAGCTCAGCAAATAAGTGCATTCAAGGCGTACCAGGGTTTGGCTTTGTCATTGCGAAAACAGATGAGTTACTAAAGTGTCAGGGACAAGCCCGCTCATTATCATTGGATCTATATGATCAATGGGACTGCATGGAAAAAAATCACGGTAAATGGCGTTTTACCTCTCCAACGCATACCGTGCGAGCCTTTTATCAAGCGATGTTAGAACTTGAACAAGAAGGCGGCGTTGCAGCACGTTATCAACGTTATGTGACTAATCAGCGCATATTAGTTGAGGGAATGGAAACATTAGGTTTTCGTTGCTTACTGCCTCAATCGCTCCATTCTCCGATTATTACTTCTTTCTACTCTCCCTCTGATACAGATTATGATTTCAAACACTTTTATAGCTTATTGAAAGCGCAAGGTTTTGTGATCTATCCGGGTAAGGTGTCGAATGCGGATTGTTTCCGTATTGGCAATATCGGCGATGTTCATAATGACGATATATACCGTTTAATTGATGCTATTCGTCGCACAATGTTCTGGCAAAAGGCGGCATCGTAA
- a CDS encoding putative 2-aminoethylphosphonate ABC transporter substrate-binding protein — MKNRWMLAPLAAITALSATHAFAAEELTVYSAFETDMLARFKSGFEKANPDIKIKWVRDSTGIMTAKLLAEKDAPRADVVWGLAGSSMALLKENGILKPYSPKGLSDVRPSLVDPQSDKAWFGNDAFFNAVCYNEIVAKELSLPKPKTWQDLLKPEYQGHIAMPNPASSGTGYMQVSAWLQTMGDKAGWEYMTKLDKNIDHYTHSGSKPCVQAAQGEVAIGISMAIRGATLKSQGAPIDVIMPKGGVGWEAEAVGLVNANSAAAKRLVDWSISADANKLYNEFYPVVGRKAESKPVPNYPDVEKAMAKLDFSKMASSRKAVLKTWSEKFDSKSEPKS, encoded by the coding sequence ATGAAGAACCGTTGGATGCTAGCCCCTCTTGCTGCAATCACCGCCCTTTCAGCTACTCACGCTTTTGCCGCAGAGGAACTAACGGTATACAGTGCGTTTGAAACTGACATGCTTGCTAGATTTAAAAGTGGTTTCGAAAAAGCAAATCCTGATATCAAAATCAAATGGGTACGTGATTCAACAGGGATCATGACAGCAAAACTACTGGCTGAAAAAGATGCGCCACGTGCCGATGTTGTATGGGGTTTAGCTGGCTCATCAATGGCGTTGCTAAAAGAAAATGGCATCTTGAAACCGTATTCTCCAAAAGGCTTATCTGACGTTCGTCCATCACTGGTTGATCCTCAAAGTGATAAAGCATGGTTTGGTAACGATGCATTCTTTAATGCGGTTTGTTACAACGAAATCGTAGCGAAAGAGCTCAGTCTACCAAAACCTAAAACATGGCAAGATCTGCTAAAACCTGAATATCAAGGTCATATTGCAATGCCTAACCCTGCATCTTCAGGTACGGGTTATATGCAGGTTTCAGCATGGCTACAAACCATGGGTGATAAAGCAGGTTGGGAGTACATGACCAAGCTGGATAAGAACATCGATCACTACACACATTCAGGTTCTAAGCCTTGTGTACAGGCAGCACAAGGTGAAGTAGCCATCGGTATTTCTATGGCTATTCGTGGTGCAACACTGAAATCACAAGGTGCACCAATCGACGTGATCATGCCAAAAGGCGGCGTGGGCTGGGAAGCAGAAGCGGTTGGCCTAGTTAATGCAAATTCTGCAGCAGCTAAACGTCTAGTTGATTGGTCAATTTCAGCGGATGCAAACAAGCTATACAACGAATTCTACCCAGTAGTCGGTCGTAAGGCTGAGTCTAAGCCAGTACCTAACTACCCAGATGTAGAAAAAGCCATGGCTAAATTAGATTTCTCGAAAATGGCTTCATCTCGTAAAGCTGTATTGAAGACGTGGTCTGAAAAATTTGACTCAAAATCTGAGCCAAAATCATAG